In Sulfurovum xiamenensis, a genomic segment contains:
- a CDS encoding desulfoferrodoxin family protein has protein sequence MNRRDALKVAGVTVMMAAVSAEAKMSVEHMNRMEMKPKDPSNMDKGELKHSPLVTIKEKDANGYTDVYITVGQEGIIHPSTPDHWIDFIELYADDKLVGKSVLEPEISRGAASFAVKLDNVKVLKAKAGCNLHGIWTTTVTL, from the coding sequence ATGAATAGAAGAGATGCATTGAAAGTAGCAGGTGTGACAGTAATGATGGCAGCAGTCAGTGCTGAAGCAAAGATGTCTGTGGAACATATGAACCGCATGGAGATGAAACCAAAAGATCCATCTAACATGGATAAAGGCGAACTCAAACACTCTCCACTTGTCACTATAAAAGAAAAAGATGCCAACGGATATACAGATGTATATATCACTGTAGGCCAAGAGGGGATCATTCATCCAAGTACACCGGACCACTGGATCGACTTTATAGAACTTTATGCAGATGATAAACTGGTAGGTAAAAGTGTCCTTGAACCAGAAATTTCACGTGGTGCAGCTTCTTTTGCCGTAAAATTGGACAATGTTAAAGTACTGAAAGCAAAAGCAGGCTGTAATTTACATGGTATTTGGACAACAACCGTAACTTTATAA